The following coding sequences are from one bacterium window:
- the wecB gene encoding UDP-N-acetylglucosamine 2-epimerase (non-hydrolyzing), with translation MKLLCIAGARPNFMKIAPILRAIKNYPQITSKLIHTGQHYDAIMSDIFFKELQMPDPDIHMGVGGGSHAQQTADLMLKFDSILVNEKPDYVLVVGDVNSTMACAVTASKLHVPVIHVEAGLRSFDRTMPEEINRLVTDAISDYLFTTESSANQNLKNEGKQENQIFFAGNVMIDSLTFALPKIEASDILQRMNLKEKEFVLVTLHRPANVDSEENLRSMLGLLEFIAGYMPVVFPVHPRTKTKLTQYGMDHKVKLNERIRLIEPLGYFDFIALMRSSVAAVTDSGGVQEETTFLGVPCLTMRANTERPVTLDVGTNTLVGQDRDALKSCMEAVLNRSYKKGNIPALWDGMAAERIAEKLKDLV, from the coding sequence ATGAAACTGCTCTGTATCGCCGGTGCGCGTCCTAATTTTATGAAAATTGCTCCCATTTTAAGAGCGATTAAGAATTATCCGCAGATCACATCAAAGCTTATTCATACGGGTCAGCATTATGATGCGATCATGTCGGATATTTTTTTTAAAGAATTGCAAATGCCCGATCCGGATATTCATATGGGAGTTGGTGGTGGATCGCATGCGCAACAGACTGCGGATCTGATGCTGAAGTTTGATTCCATTTTGGTAAACGAAAAACCCGATTATGTGTTGGTGGTGGGAGATGTGAATTCGACGATGGCGTGTGCTGTAACAGCTTCCAAACTTCATGTGCCTGTTATTCATGTTGAAGCCGGATTACGAAGTTTTGATCGTACGATGCCGGAGGAAATCAATCGTTTGGTAACCGATGCCATTTCGGATTATCTGTTCACTACCGAGTCATCGGCTAATCAAAATCTCAAGAATGAGGGTAAACAAGAAAATCAGATTTTCTTCGCCGGCAATGTGATGATTGATTCGCTTACATTTGCATTACCCAAGATTGAGGCGTCGGATATTCTCCAGCGCATGAATCTAAAGGAAAAAGAATTTGTCCTTGTCACACTGCATCGTCCGGCGAACGTGGATTCCGAGGAAAATTTACGGTCTATGCTTGGTCTATTGGAGTTTATAGCGGGTTATATGCCGGTTGTTTTCCCCGTTCATCCAAGGACCAAAACCAAACTTACGCAATATGGGATGGATCATAAAGTCAAGTTGAACGAACGAATTCGATTGATTGAGCCGCTCGGGTATTTTGATTTTATTGCATTGATGCGTTCCTCTGTTGCCGCCGTTACCGATTCCGGCGGTGTGCAAGAAGAAACAACGTTTTTGGGTGTACCATGTCTTACCATGCGCGCCAATACCGAAAGGCCGGTTACTTTGGATGTCGGTACTAATACGTTGGTAGGACAAGATCGGGATGCGTTGAAATCGTGTATGGAAGCCGTATTGAACCGTAGCTACAAAAAAGGAAATATTCCGGCTCTATGGGATGGTATGGCGGCGGAGCGTATTGCCGAAAAACTGAAGGATCTTGTATGA
- a CDS encoding nucleotide sugar dehydrogenase, with the protein MNLESKIKNKSAKVGIIGLGYVGLPLAVEFAASGYDTLGIDLDSKKVKSINDGHNYIEDIPNDRFQKCYQSGKLKADTTYQRIGEMDIIYICVPTPFTDNKEPDVSYIVSASEGIASGLRKEQLVILKSTTFPETTEKVTMPILDKKGLKVGADYYLAFSPERIDPGNKKYTTANTPVVVGGVTSKCTELACLINAQIIEKVVPVSNPRVAEMCKLLENIFRSVNIALVNELAQLCDRMGGVDMWEVINAAGTKPFGYMPFYPGPGIGGHCILIDPYYLSWKARGYDFHTNFIELAAEVNENMPYYAYSMIVEALANRGVALKKAKVLVLGAAFKKDVDDTRHSPSLKVMEIMIQKGFSDVMYNDPYVPEVELLGKVYKSHVISTELLKSVDVVFVGTDHSRYDYNEIVSHAASVVDSRNATKSVTHGRDKIAVLGSGKV; encoded by the coding sequence GTGAATCTAGAGAGTAAAATAAAAAATAAATCGGCCAAAGTGGGTATCATCGGATTAGGTTATGTGGGATTGCCTTTGGCTGTTGAATTCGCTGCCTCCGGTTACGACACCTTGGGTATTGATCTTGATTCTAAAAAAGTAAAAAGTATCAATGATGGCCATAACTATATCGAAGATATACCCAATGATCGTTTCCAAAAATGCTATCAATCGGGTAAGTTAAAAGCCGATACTACCTATCAGCGTATCGGCGAAATGGACATCATCTATATATGTGTACCGACGCCCTTCACGGATAATAAAGAGCCCGATGTTTCGTATATCGTCAGTGCCAGCGAAGGAATTGCAAGCGGGCTTCGTAAAGAGCAGCTTGTTATTCTTAAAAGCACTACGTTTCCGGAGACCACGGAAAAAGTAACGATGCCGATTCTTGATAAAAAAGGTCTGAAAGTCGGTGCCGATTATTATCTCGCATTTTCGCCGGAACGCATTGATCCCGGCAATAAAAAATATACAACAGCCAATACCCCGGTCGTGGTCGGGGGTGTGACTTCGAAGTGTACCGAACTGGCTTGTCTCATCAATGCTCAGATCATAGAAAAAGTAGTACCCGTATCCAATCCTCGGGTTGCCGAAATGTGCAAACTGCTCGAAAATATTTTTCGCAGTGTAAATATTGCCCTTGTTAATGAGTTGGCACAACTCTGCGATCGCATGGGCGGTGTGGACATGTGGGAAGTAATAAATGCGGCCGGTACAAAACCTTTTGGTTATATGCCGTTTTACCCGGGCCCTGGTATCGGAGGACATTGCATTCTTATTGATCCCTATTATTTGTCATGGAAAGCACGCGGCTACGATTTTCATACCAACTTTATCGAATTGGCTGCGGAGGTCAATGAGAATATGCCCTATTATGCCTATTCGATGATCGTAGAAGCTTTGGCCAATCGCGGTGTTGCGCTTAAAAAAGCTAAAGTATTGGTTCTCGGTGCGGCCTTCAAAAAGGATGTGGATGATACACGGCATTCACCATCGCTGAAAGTGATGGAAATCATGATTCAGAAAGGGTTTAGCGATGTGATGTACAATGATCCGTATGTTCCTGAAGTTGAACTTTTGGGTAAAGTTTATAAATCACACGTGATCAGCACGGAGCTTTTGAAGTCCGTTGATGTTGTGTTTGTCGGAACGGATCACTCGCGCTATGATTATAATGAAATAGTCTCCCACGCCGCCAGTGTTGTGGATTCCCGTAATGCAACCAAATCCGTGACGCATGGGCGCGATAAAATAGCTGTACTCGGCTCCGGTAAGGTATAA
- a CDS encoding UDP-glucose/GDP-mannose dehydrogenase family protein, producing MKKICVVGTGYVGLVSGACLADFGNNVICADIDKEKIDKLNQGVIPIYEPGLKEVVDRNVEKKRLFFSNDVAQSIKESEVIFIAVGTPPGPKGDADLSIVFKVAETIAKNLNGYKVVVTKSTVPAGTGEKVRKILSEHAPKGAEFDVVSNPEFLREGSAVSDFLRPDRVVIGSNSDRATEVMKTVYRALYINETPMVVTNVESSEMIKYASNAFLAVKISFINEIANICEKIGADVKVVAKAMGLDGRISPKFLHAGGGFGGSCFPKDTMALAKTAEEVGVQNLVVNAAIQANDYQKMLMVEKIRKMVGGNFKGKTIAVLGIAFKPNTDDIREATSLVIMEEITKEGGVVKAYDPVAMEQAQKFFPTMYYAKDAFEAVQGADCMVIVTEWNEFRELDLVKAKTLLKSAKIVDCRNIFDPKEIKALGFEYNAVGRIVK from the coding sequence GTGAAAAAGATATGCGTGGTAGGAACCGGTTATGTTGGCCTGGTATCCGGTGCGTGTTTAGCCGATTTTGGCAACAACGTCATATGCGCCGATATTGATAAAGAAAAAATTGATAAACTCAATCAAGGTGTTATACCGATTTATGAGCCGGGCCTTAAGGAAGTGGTGGATCGCAATGTTGAGAAAAAACGTTTGTTTTTTTCCAATGACGTGGCGCAGTCTATCAAAGAGTCCGAAGTCATTTTTATCGCGGTAGGTACGCCACCCGGACCTAAGGGGGACGCCGATTTGAGTATTGTTTTCAAAGTCGCCGAAACTATTGCAAAAAACTTAAACGGCTATAAAGTTGTAGTCACCAAGAGTACGGTTCCTGCGGGTACGGGTGAAAAAGTCAGGAAGATTCTTTCCGAGCATGCCCCCAAAGGTGCCGAATTTGACGTGGTATCCAATCCCGAATTTTTACGCGAAGGTTCTGCGGTCAGTGATTTCTTAAGACCGGATCGTGTGGTCATAGGGAGCAACAGCGATCGTGCGACAGAGGTGATGAAAACAGTGTATCGGGCGCTTTATATCAATGAGACGCCGATGGTCGTGACCAATGTCGAATCATCCGAAATGATCAAATATGCATCGAATGCATTTCTGGCCGTAAAAATTTCGTTTATTAATGAAATCGCCAATATTTGCGAAAAGATCGGTGCTGATGTAAAGGTTGTTGCCAAAGCGATGGGATTGGATGGCCGTATCAGTCCGAAATTTCTCCATGCCGGTGGCGGTTTCGGCGGTTCTTGTTTTCCTAAAGATACCATGGCGTTAGCCAAAACAGCCGAAGAGGTTGGGGTTCAAAACCTTGTTGTCAATGCCGCCATTCAGGCGAATGATTACCAAAAAATGCTCATGGTTGAAAAAATCAGAAAAATGGTCGGCGGTAATTTTAAAGGTAAAACCATCGCGGTGCTGGGTATTGCGTTCAAACCTAATACCGACGACATCCGTGAAGCCACATCGCTTGTGATCATGGAAGAAATCACCAAAGAAGGCGGCGTTGTGAAAGCTTATGATCCCGTAGCTATGGAACAAGCGCAGAAATTTTTCCCGACGATGTATTATGCTAAAGATGCTTTTGAAGCCGTGCAAGGTGCTGACTGTATGGTGATCGTGACGGAGTGGAATGAGTTTCGCGAGTTGGATTTGGTCAAAGCGAAAACACTGCTAAAATCGGCTAAGATTGTTGATTGCAGAAACATATTCGATCCAAAAGAAATAAAAGCACTCGGATTTGAGTATAATGCGGTAGGGCGAATTGTAAAATAG
- a CDS encoding SLBB domain-containing protein has protein sequence MKKHLFLTMISALILSAMTDTTVLAQQDRSKIKEELEKDNSSGDPDDVLFPEKSNNILETVVDPKQYYVGPGDQFLVSIWGQVNQNFRTVVSPEGFLIVPTVKAIDVKNLNLAEVQERVGKSIRTVYTNAEVTINLVSLRSFRVPVGGMCNNPSSVVVSGTERVSTAIAKAGGLNGKASQRNIILYRKDGTSQSVDFIKRGRNLDLDSDPLLNDGDRIFVPAQYASYQILGAVASHGTMEYVANENIIDAIRLAGGLVQGIDSSIFIMYRMAKDTGREVIRITRDLREVYQNPEDTTINLRLKPDDRIYFRKHAQYHDRADVAIQGEVMYPGSYAIIEDKTTVSDVIKRAGGFTPYVSLDRISIYRSPAKEDIDQEYERLKLTPVSEMNDIEKSYFKAKTRQQKPVVQTDFKKLFADEKVNPEYDVILKRGDYIDVSSIRRTVTVVGGALLSGIVDFDHGKDYRYYIDKCGGFTDRAKKGDIKIIKTASQKWLDADDDVLIEDGDVIFVPEKEPVDGWQIFKDALTITGQLAAITSTIILIYFTVK, from the coding sequence ATGAAAAAGCATTTATTCTTAACAATGATTTCAGCTCTGATTCTTTCGGCGATGACGGATACCACAGTATTGGCGCAACAGGATCGATCTAAAATCAAAGAGGAATTAGAAAAGGATAACTCTTCCGGTGACCCGGACGATGTTTTATTCCCTGAAAAATCCAATAATATTCTTGAGACGGTTGTAGATCCAAAACAATACTATGTTGGTCCCGGGGATCAGTTTTTAGTTTCGATTTGGGGGCAGGTCAATCAAAACTTCAGAACCGTTGTATCGCCCGAAGGTTTTTTGATTGTTCCTACCGTAAAAGCGATAGATGTTAAAAACCTCAATTTGGCCGAAGTACAAGAGCGTGTAGGAAAAAGTATCAGAACTGTGTATACCAATGCCGAGGTGACGATCAACCTGGTTTCACTTCGCTCTTTTCGCGTGCCCGTAGGGGGTATGTGTAATAATCCGAGTTCGGTAGTGGTCTCAGGAACAGAACGGGTATCGACAGCCATTGCGAAAGCGGGCGGTTTAAACGGAAAGGCATCGCAAAGAAATATTATTCTGTATCGTAAGGACGGTACATCGCAGAGTGTTGATTTTATAAAACGCGGCCGAAATTTAGATTTGGATTCGGATCCATTACTTAACGACGGTGACCGTATATTTGTACCTGCTCAATATGCAAGTTATCAGATTTTGGGTGCTGTAGCAAGTCATGGTACGATGGAATACGTGGCGAATGAGAATATCATCGATGCTATTCGATTGGCCGGTGGTTTAGTGCAGGGGATTGACTCATCCATTTTCATCATGTACCGTATGGCCAAGGATACAGGCCGAGAGGTAATACGCATTACGCGCGATTTGCGTGAAGTGTATCAAAATCCAGAGGATACCACGATCAATCTGCGTCTCAAACCGGATGATCGTATTTATTTCCGAAAACACGCGCAGTATCATGATCGGGCTGATGTAGCTATCCAAGGTGAAGTGATGTATCCTGGATCCTATGCCATTATCGAAGATAAAACGACCGTTTCGGATGTGATTAAAAGGGCTGGTGGTTTTACGCCGTATGTATCATTGGATCGCATTTCCATTTATCGCAGTCCCGCAAAAGAGGATATCGATCAAGAATATGAACGTCTGAAATTGACACCGGTGTCCGAGATGAACGACATTGAAAAGTCTTACTTCAAAGCCAAAACACGTCAACAAAAACCCGTCGTACAAACAGATTTTAAAAAACTATTTGCCGACGAAAAAGTGAATCCGGAGTATGATGTTATTTTAAAGCGCGGTGATTATATTGATGTATCATCTATCCGGCGAACCGTGACCGTTGTTGGTGGTGCGTTGTTATCAGGTATTGTAGATTTTGATCACGGCAAAGATTACCGATATTATATTGACAAGTGCGGCGGATTTACGGATAGAGCAAAAAAAGGTGATATTAAAATCATCAAAACAGCGTCACAGAAATGGCTGGATGCCGATGATGATGTACTGATCGAAGAC